In one Musa acuminata AAA Group cultivar baxijiao chromosome BXJ2-5, Cavendish_Baxijiao_AAA, whole genome shotgun sequence genomic region, the following are encoded:
- the LOC103985119 gene encoding protein PIN-LIKES 7, whose amino-acid sequence MEFWSLLMVASRPVLQVLLVGLIGAFLASGYVNILSSNARRDVNKIVFVVFIPALVFASLAKTVTAKDIISWWFMPVNIGITFLIGGILGWAAVKMLKLEHHLRALVIASCSAGNLGAMPLIIVPAICDEDGNPFGLSKICRVQGISYASFSMVVGNLFIWTHTYSLIRKSVSHSSGNHGHDVLTRMNKNPETNRKTRMFDAQEEQDYDDRRALLLPPSDTSDRTAEHQSETEGQLLGRNLSDIIMHIWEKLKGTFHKMSEELLSPPTISAIIGFAVGAIPWLKAFIVGETAPLKVVHDSMTLLGDGTIPCTIIILGGNLTEGLRKSTVKPLVIVAIICVRYVILPLSGIVVVMAAGRLGFLPQSPLYSFILLIQYTVPPAMSIGTMAQLFDACQEECSVIFLWTYLVAAFAVTIWSVVFMWILL is encoded by the exons ATGGAATTCTGGTCTCTGCTCATGGTGGCTTCCAGGCCGGTGCTGCAAGTGCTGCTTGTAGGCCTCATCGGAGCTTTTCTTGCATCTGGTTATGTCAACATCCTTTCCTCCAATGCACGCAGAGACGTCAACAAG ATCGTGTTTGTTGTCTTCATCCCAGCCCTGGTGTTTGCAAGCTTAGCAAAGACTGTGACAGCAAAGGACATCATTTCTTG GTGGTTTATGCCTGTAAACATTGGGATCACATTCTTGATTGGTGGAATCCTTGGGTGGGCTGCAGTGAAGATGTTGAAGCTGGAGCATCACCTTCGAGCCCTCGTCATTGCAAGTTGCTCAGCAG GTAATTTAGGTGCTATGCCCTTGATTATTGTCCCAGCAATCTGTGATGAGGATGGCAATCCATTTGGGTTATCCAAGATTTGCCGTGTCCAAGGAATCTCCTACGCATCTTTTTCGATGGTG GTTGGAAATTTGTTCATATGGACACACACCTACAGTCTAATTAGAAAATCTGTAAGTCATTCTTCTGGAAACCACGGACATGATGTGCTAACAAGGATGAACAAGAATCCAGAGACGAACAGGAAAACTAGAATGTTTGATGCGCAAGAGGAACAAGATTACGATGATCGACGGGCCTTGCTTCTGCCACCATCTGATACAAGTGACAGAACTGCAGAACATCAAAGT GAGACTGAGGGACAATTGTTGGGCAGAAATCTCAGCGACATAATTATGCACATTTGGGAGAAATTGAAGGGGACCTTTCACAAAATGTCGGAGGAATTGTTATCTCCACCAACAATTTCTGCG ATAATTGGCTTCGCTGTGGGTGCTATACCATGGTTAAAGGCATTCATAGTTGGAGAAACAGCCCCACTCAAAGTTGTTCACGATTCCATGACATTACTAGG GGATGGCACCATACCCTGCACGATCATCATTCTCGGTGGCAATCTAACAGAAG GACTGCGCAAGTCCACAGTAAAGCCTCTGGTAATCGTAGCCATCATCTGTGTGCGGTACGTCATCCTTCCTCTCTCTGGCATTGTTGTGGTCATGGCTGCAGGTCGTCTAGGTTTCCTGCCACAATCTCCGCTGTATAGCTTTATCCTACTTATACAATATACAGTCCCCCCTGCCATGAGTATCG GTACAATGGCACAATTGTTTGATGCATGTCAAGAAGAGTGCTCTGTGATATTCCTATGGACTTACTTGGTTGCTGCCTTCGCGGTCACAATTTGGTCAGTGGTCTTCATGTGGATCCTATTATAG